A region of the Phaseolus vulgaris cultivar G19833 chromosome 11, P. vulgaris v2.0, whole genome shotgun sequence genome:
TCTTATGCCAATTTTTGCAACATAGGCGAAGTCCTTGCCAACTCTGCCCATGCTGTCATGCTTGTATTGTTGTGATGTTGCTATCATGGCATCAATGTTTCTATGCAGATTGGAGAGTGTAGATGAAATCCACACACTTAAGGATCAAGACTCAGGACCTTTCAGGTGGAGTAGAGAAGAACTTCATGGAATTGGAGCTAGAAGGATTGGAGTAATTGGTGTGTCAGCTCTAGGGTGTGTGCCCTTGTAGAGAACACTTAAGGAGGCTTACGGTGATATTGTTCAAGTTCAGATAACCAAGCAGCATTTCTCTTCAACTCAAAACTTGCTGCAGCCACAATCCTGGATAATTTTGCTGTATAATGTGGCATAAGTGCTGCAAATCAACTGCTTAATTGCAGTACAACGGGGGAGCATAGGCAATAGTGTTTAATTATTCAACATTTGTTGCACAATGCTGGAAAGTGCATATTATGTACACCTAGTAGTGTATTGAGCAATCCCCAACGCTATTATTAAGAGATTAAATAGAATTATTCTGCAGAATTTTTATGTGCTTAATCTATGTTTTCAGGCCATTTGTGTAGTCTTTTATGTGTTGGAGGAAGGGGTTGTAAGAATGGATTTTAGCTTAAGAACCTTATGCCCTGAGTTGATAATTGGTTCTTGGTTCTTAAATACCGGTTGCACACCACAAGTGtttccttttaatttatttaatttttttctgattaaaaagaatatataaaattttatataatttgaattatattaacattttaattttatacttataatctaaataaataaataaaaattaataccaTTAAAAAGAGATCATATATGGTTGCCCACACCCAAAGAACTACCTCAAggcaaatacataaaataaaaattgtgtcTAATTTTGTTATGTATAACTTTTGGCTCTTTCACCAAAAAGAAGAATTTCAGCTTTCTTTACAACTTAACAAATATTTTGTAagtgatttttttatcagcaaagaagcATTTCTTAAGTGATAATCTCAAGtcaatttctttttaaatcaatatataaatatttaggtAGAAGTagtcattttaatttctttctaaATCAGTACAAAATATTTAGGTAGAAGCAGTCATCTCTACCGTAGAAGAAGTAATTCCTACTGTAGAACCAGTATACAATTCTAAGGAAGATAAATTCTCATCATACATATACCTTTGAACATAGAATGCAGGTTTTTGAGGTAAGGATACTATTGAACTCTTGCTTGTCAACATTAATATAATGTCACTCATTGTGGGTCGATCATTTGCATAATGTTCAACACATAAGAGACCAATATGAATACACCTTTGCACTTCCTCGTGATCAAATACCTCATTTAATGATGGATCCATTAATTCAAAGTATTTGTCATCCTTCCATAACTCCCATACCTATATGTATTTACTCAAGTTAGttacaataatatataatatcatgCCAAAAGAACAAACTTACCAAAGCTAATTTTACATACATGTCCAACTAGATTCAAAGGGTGATCATCATCATAAAAACTTGTGTTTTTTCTTCCACTAACTATTTCAAGCAACAACACTCCAAAGCTATACACATCAGACTTTGTAGAAAATATTCCTTCCATAGCATATTCTGGAGACATATAACCACTGCAAGAAATTTCACAcgagaaaataaattttatttatacattgATATAAGATAAATGTAACTGAGTTTCGCAAGCTTACTATGTCCCAACAACCCTGTTCGTATTTGTCATCGAGTCTTGTTGAGTAAACATTCTAACCATTCCAAAATCTGATATTTTTGGATTCATATTTTCATCCAGAAGTATGTTACTAGCTTTCAAGTCTCTATGAATGACTTTGAGTCTTGAGTACTTGTGAAGATACAATAATCCTTGAGAAATCCATTTTATTATGTTGAAACGCTTATTCCAATGAAGTAATTTGCTTCTTGTAGAATCTTCTCCATTTGTCATATAGTAGTGATGTATGTTAGAATGTATactataaaaatgtaaaaaagaaaGTGACTTTTCTTCATGAAAACTTGAGTAATTATAGTAAATTTAATTGAGAAATATCCTTGTTCACCTACATAAGTGTTTGGATAGCTGCATGATaaggaaaacaaaatttatCTGTTTAACATCCTAAATAAGACATAATTAGACAATGATAAACACATTCTCACCGAAAAGATGGAAATCTAAGCTTTTGTTGGGCATATACTCGTAAATTAGAATCTTCTCTTCATCATGAATGCAACAACCAAGTAGTTGAACAAGATTCATGTGCTGAAGTTCACATATAAGTGTTAGTTCATTTTTAAACTCAACAATTCCTTGTGCAGAACTTCTTGCAAGTCTTTTTATAGCAACCTCCTCTCCTGTTGGCAAAGTTCCCTAAAGAAATGAGAACAAAAAGGTCATGAGTGCTTTGAAATAAAGTTACCAAGACATAACATGAGTAGTTTCAATCACCTTATAAACTGGTCCAAAGCCTCCCTGTCCTAACTTATTCTCTGATGAAAACTCATTTGTAGCTGCCACAACCAATGTATAATCCAATACTTTTAAACCGTATTTCTTATTCAAATCATTTCCTAAAATTAGAGTcatttctttccttttcttctctGTTCAGATgacaatgaaaaatattaaaatacagtGATCAACAAATCTTTTTAGCAATGAGTTAGAAGAATGTAAGTACCTTGAAGCACATGTTTTCGTTTCTTTACTGCCAGGCATAGAATGGATGCGCATAGTATGAGTAAAGTAGTTGCTATTACTGTACTTATCCATATCCACCTTTTTGTACCTGCATACAACAACTCAAAATCTTCAACtatcaattattaattttattgctttatattttttttcaacgcCATTGTTAAGCGTTGCAGCCAATGAGTTCTTTCCTTTTCAATTCGGAGATCAAAGACTTctaaaaaaagaatttttttttggtgCAGTTACCTAAAATCCTCACTCTTGATAAAGGGTCTATTCAATTTAGGGTAAAGGGTCAAGAATTAGACAAAGAAGTTGTACAAAGAAAGAAATGCTCAagaattattcatttttttataataaaattaaattaagagggataAAAAAaggtatcccaacccttttacacAATCCATACCACATTAAGAGATTACCAAataaaaggaagaaagaaaatatatgttcttTGCTGCGCTAAACACCTAGATAATAAAGGGTCTATTCAATTTAGGTATGATTGGAATCTTTAGACTTTGCTGTACATATTTTAGGGTATAATTGAAACCATTAGAATTGAAACTTCTTTTTGgtgtataaaaaatgaaatgaagttGGCATTAGACCTACCGTGAGGATGATCGATTATGTTCCCTTTGTTCTCAAGTAAGTAAATGTCTTGACCCGAAACAGTGGCATCAACTATATAATCTTTTGATGAATTCCATTGAAAGAATCTACATCCAGTCCCATCTGTATAGAGTTCTGCAAATCCATTGCAATTACAATCGCCCCAGCAAGCAGCCTCACAATCACTGTGATTAATATTCTCCTTTGTTTCATAGGTTACATTTTCATCATTAGAGTGAATACTCTTTTTGGTAAACACATCACCAGGAATCCTGCACTTGGGTATATCCTGCCATCTTTGGCACCCTCCTTCTGTGTTGTTGTATCCATAGCACAGATCAGCCCTTGCAACATATCCCTGTTTGTCATTGTAATATAACCTCCCAGTATCCGATAACGACCAGATATGTGTAATGTTTTCATTTGTAGATGTGAAAGAGAAGGTGTCTTCATCCAAATTGGAGACTATGCTGTACTTCAACACGGCTTGTGCATCTTCTGGAATGTGCTCAAATCTATTGTTCCTCAGTTTCCCACTTTTCCAACAAACTTTTCCTCGTCTCCTTATCATCAGTTCTTGTCCCCTCGGTTCCCATTCAAGACTAAAGCCACCTGGAGTCGGACCGTCTTCATTCTTCTGCGAAGAAAGTAACGAACGATGGCCTGTTTTATGATTAACACCTAACTTCATGGTGGGGATCAAAGTCGCAAAGGGATAATCAAAACTCTGCCACAAGAGAGTGTTTGTCCCATTGGAGTGAAGGTGTTGAAGCACAAAGTTGCCTGTGTCCAACAAAGTGGCCACAGTGTTGTTGATAGGTTGAGGAGGAGAATAGAGAATAATTGGTTTATTCACAGATGAAGATTCTATTTTCAGCACGCCAGAGAAGTTTAAGGATAGAACTGCATCGTTATAGTCGACAGATTGTTCTTTATTACCCTCCCAAACTATAGCAGCTTCATATTCACTTTGTATTGTTAAGTAAGTGAGAATTTCACCTCCACTTGTTACAGAATTAAAATACAGAAGATATTTGCGACTCTTAGAATATAGTTCTGAAGAGGTGTTGAATGTGTCACCGGGCTTTAAACTGTCATCTGCTGCATCAACATGAGTAGAAGAACTGAAGCAGAACCAGAGATGCATGAAAGCAAGCAGAAGTTTGTGAAGGATAAGCCTCATAGGATGCTTCAAATATGGAAAGACTAATCTGCAAGAAGAAGGTGAGACTGTGATACTATGTCGTAAGTTCAAATAATGTGTATCTACTTTTTAAGTGCAATTATTTTCGTTGTAAAAAATTATCTGTCAAAGCATCAGAAATCAAACTTGATAAAACCTAAAATCTAAAGCGAGGTTGTCACAttcatttcataaaaataactatacaatatttttttcacaaGACTTAATTCATTGTGAACTGATTTATTTGTTTTACAATtactatatatttttactattattattatttaaataacatTCTGTTAAGTAATGCTTATTTAAGCAAAGAAATAAAATGTCACTAATCATAATacattaaaattagaaaaagattatgagtgaataaaaataaatatttttttttaattacacaccaaaataatataattattttaatttaaatcttttattattattttttgttttcagcGTTAAAGAAAAAACTAAAGGAATATCAAgactaaaagtaataaaaagttTAGAGGGATTTAACTTAAGTGCATAACTTTAAACATAcataatatttgtaattatcTATACGTGTGTgcatatatatagatatattaaaatacatatctaaaaaattaaaatataacagaggaatacattaaaaattatgacaaaataaaaagtatataaattacAATTTCAATACCTGTTaagatacaaaatattttactaGCACTTGCacgtgatttttttttctaatttatttattttttatctgaattaatagaataaaaggAACTTTAAAGTGTCCAACATCAACCAAAACCAAACCTAATTAAAGCAAACAACagaaagtaaaatatatttgtttagtgttatattgtttataatagttaaaataatataaaaaaaactataaattatCTTCATTTCATCGATATAAGTCAGAATAACACAGAACAATTTAGAATTTCTGAAATTCGTGTTCCTTTTCTGttggaaagaaaaagaaaagatgttttagtaaaagaaaagaaaagtaccACTTatctttactaaaaaaaatcgaAAAAAGTATGGATAAGTTGAATACTCGAAATTAGATTGTATTTTTGAAGGTACATGTTTTATAAAcacttctaaaattaaaaagaaaaatcctTTCTTTATACAAggtaaaattactttataaataaattaaaaattatatatacaaaattaataaaaatattttttacaaatatataaatattttttaattcataaacgaattatttttaaaaaaattacttttagaaTGTTCGCACatgatatattaatataaagggAAACACGTTAAGAATGGCCGACAAAAGTTTGTGTTATGGGACCTATATCTTTCGTTTCCTTTTGGTTTTGAGTAATCTATTGTCTTCCATTATTGAACTTTAAAAGATATGGGATATCATTTTAGCATGGACAAGTTTAACACTTTTTTTCACACAATAGGAAAATTATGAGTTCATATTTATTAGAGgttcataaaaaatttaaaagaattagTATATAAAAGGAACTTAGAAGAGGCTTGAATCTATGTTTTTTTCTAAATTGTGTTTAACTTtactaattttagtttttatctatcaaacaataaattttcccacggttttgtttttaatttaaagattTAATTACCTTCGTCCCTACATTtagggtcaatattcaatttagtacagtattttttaaacaaatcaatttggtccctatgtttttaaaaatgtatCCAAAATTTTCCTTTCTGTTAAGTCGCACGAAACAAcgttaagtggtgcttatgtggcaaAGATAAGGGGTTATGTGGACTGTCAAGTAGGTGACACTTTGTTTTGGGTGATTAGGGTTTCGGGTATGAGATTGGATAGGCAGAGATTAATAAATTCTGGTTGTTAGGGTTTCCGTACGTAAATGTTTTTGCTTGTTGCCTTGTTCACATAAACGAGTAAGTTGACATATAGGAGGGTCGTCGTTTGGGGTGGAGTCTGGTGATTGTGGATTCGTTGGTTGGGGAGGAGTAATCAGCGTTTGTGATTCGTTCATGGGTGTAGATCTGTTTGTGGTGGAAATGTGTGTGCCTATAGGTCTGCATCTGTATCATCATGCAGTTGTAATCGAGTAGGTTCCTCAATCGCTGCCCCTTCACGAGCTCTGGATCACACCTCAGAATGGATTTGGGATCGCACCACGGGAACGCACTACACAATCGAACGTCACATCACACCACAAGATCGCACCTCTAGATCCTTGTTCACAATCGCACCTCACACCATACAATGCGTAATCCCCAAGTGAAATTATTGTAACCCTAACCCCCAATTCATTCCTGACTAAGCTAATGTAACCATCCACGTCGCTTGACACGTCTCTGCCATATAAGCACCACTTAACGTCGTTTCGTGCGACTTAACAAAAAGaatcattttggatgcattttaaaaaatatggagaccaaattgattttttaaaaaccactgtactaaattgaatattggtcCTAAATGTAGGGACGGATAAggtaattaaatctaaattaaacaattttgatTTGTTGTCATCATGTATAATCCCACTCAACATTATTTCCAAGGTTAATTAGAGTATAGTATATGTTTTTTAccattaaacaaaaataaatatgaaaacttTGTATTTTGTTATACTAGATCATATCAAGATACATTATTTAATGTAAATTTTGGTTCAGCTAAAATCTAAGTTTCAAGTTTTTGGATCATTCGGATTTTCTTCATCTAATGGTTTATGGTGGTCTTATGAGTATCATCTCTTATCGATATTATTGTTTGATGGATATCATTGTTTGATGGGCATCAACGTCTGTATTGAACTACTGCTTTTGGATCGTCTACTTCTTTTATTTAAGTTTCTCTGTAACTGTTAGTGCCTCATGATATTTGAAACTCAATTGTTGTACACGTCGTTGATTTGTATGAGAAACGTGCATAGTAGGAAGTTGTAAGGCAGTTATTTTTTGTCTTGTAGTTATGAAAGTGAACTTGACAGTTTTCAAAAACATAAGAGTAGAGAGTGTTGTTGCGAGGTTTAGAGAGAAACTTTTTGTTGTAACCTTTAAGGATACTCATCGTGGACGTAAACTTCATTAACAATATAAACCACGTAAAATTGCTTTTGTGATTTTCATACTCTGTTCTACTCCGTTTTACTTTCTCATTCACggtttctcttttttttattaatattattttgattaaatgATCCAGTGAATTGTGTTTGCACTCAACAAAATGGTGCGATGAACATGGAATGAAGAAACTCAAACAAGATTACTTCTGCAAAGTATGAGGTTGACAAATTCACTGGATTGAATGATTTCTAGCTATGGCGGTTGAAGATGCATGCTCCTTTAGTTCAATGGACCTTCTTGAGGCTTTGGAAAGAGATTTCAGGTCTGAAAAACTCATGACTGAAAACGACAAGACTACATTGTTAGAAAAGGCTCTTAGTGCAATTTTTTTGAGTCTTGGTGACAAGGTCCTAAGGCAAGTTTCAAAGGAGAATATTACTATGAGGTTATGGACGGACTATCTTGAAGCCACTTTAAAAAAACGTTACGTATAACTTGTGGCTCTCTCACCCAAAAAAAATGGGCGTactctcactacaagaaaacatcAAATTAACTTTCAAATATTAGCGTTGGCCAAATTCTGACGTTGTTATAGGAATCAACTTAAGAGCTTGTCGATGAGCTCGCCTGGGATTTGATATATGAACCTCCTAACAATGCTCGGAACATAGGTTGTATTGAGGAGTGTGCATACCATTCATACATAACAAAACCAACTATATTAGCATATGTAATACTGTATATATAGCATTATTCCTCCATTATTTTATGAGATTTTTCATCATTCAACTTATAATGAGATGCAATATGTGTGGATATAGGTTTTAAGTTTTTCATACTAAACTTCACAAGGATTTATTTGAGATAGGTCTCATAGGACACATGTAGATGTTTCAAATCACATCGTCTAATGATCTTAATCACCAATATATTCCTAACTCCTAGGTCCTTCACATGAAAGTCATTGTTTAACATAAAGTTAACCTTTTGTACATCGGGTTTATTatctttttctattaaaatGTCATTTACATACATCAACAATACAATGAAGTGACCTTCTAATAGAAACTTGAAGTAAATGCAACTATCTCTTGCTATGTTAAAAACCAATGCTCATAATGAACTCATCAAATCATATATTCCATTCCCTATAAAGAACATGTATATGGTGAcgattatttttgtataaagtTGCATTTACAACCGTCACAATCTACATGTGTGGTAATTCTGTGTACCTCCACTGATCTGGCCTTCAAAAGTATAATGTGACGGTCTATAAACACCACTTTATATATTATAGTATAATGTTTGTAACCGTCactattatattaaattgtGAATTATTGTACGTTAGTAATAACGGTTGTAATTagagaattaaatattttaatttttaatattacaatttttaatattttattgaaattgtttttataattttcaactTTTGTTCATGATATAATTAACTTGTTTCAATTTAGACTAGCTGAATTTTCTGAACCCACAACTAGTGCAAGAAAATATCATGCAAGAAAATATCATTGTTCCTCATCACCTGAGGGTATAACCTAAATTAACAAGCTAATATGGTTAAACTCCAATTCTAATTACACAACACTAAAAATGGACTCCTTTGTCACAACAAGGTGGTCTTCCCATGTCATCAACGTGTACATGTTTAAGAGTAAGTAAATCCAAGTTTACTTTAAATATCTGAActatttgtgtagcttgcatttctttgctagtaaagaaaaaaaaatgatgataccaaataaaaaatttatctccACATATGCAAGCAGACAAAATCAAGTATCAATTGCCATAGATCATTGAGCTAAAATTTGTTTCAAAACTTTTAGTTGAGCTGCTTAATTAGAACATTGAAGTGTCCATTCCCATCCTATCTTATGAGTGCAAATGATCTTCACACCACTTTACCAAATTCAGGTGGAAGGCTATTTATTACTAGCACATGTAATGATGACACTCAATTGTAATGCTAGTGATATAAAACTGGGAGCAGAGATAACAATTAAATAAGATGAGaacaaaataaaaggaaaacaatctagtaaaaaattatttgatcaGCATTAATCATCATAAGGCATCATCTATAAAGATGATTGCAAAATGTTCCACATAATACTCTTAACACTTGTTGATGTAGAGGAAATAGACTAAGATAAAGAACATATTTAACAAGACTTAgcagaaaataataataaaaataataagctCAACATCCTATAATATTAATACTCATCCAACAAGATTCAAGATTCAAAAACAAAATCTTGTCAGAAAAACAAATCTGCTAAATAAGACTAAAAGTACTAGACAACATAACAACCAGATATCAAAACTTAGCAAATATGAAAACCAGATATCAAAACTTAGCAAATATGAAACATACTTGAAGCATATGGTAAACCACCTGAAATACAACTGAAGCATCTATGATTATTTTGTGTTTGGGAATATCCATTAGTGTGCAAAAAATAGTCAGCAGATTTCTTTGTGTTAGAGGATTTTCCATTTCCTGAAACATCAAAAGATATGAAGTTTGAATCCACTTATACTTATTACCAAGATGACAAACATGACTCAAGAATGAAGGGAGGGTGTCATTCAAGTTGGTGGGGTAACTACGTCTTCGCGGTAATGGCAGAGATAGAACTAACGGCAACGACGCATTGGGGTGGATGCGTGTGGTGTGGGATATGAGAGTGAGAAGAGTTGGGTTAGGGTATTTATGAGAATGGTTGATGATTCCAGGGTGAGGGGTCTGTGTTTCCAAATGAGAGGATTTCCAAAGAGAAGAGATGAGAGTGTTTGCATAGGGGTAAAAGAAATGATATTTGTAGGAATACAATGTTTTGGGGAATAataatttttggaaaaaaagaagaatgtTGTGGATGGAATGGGGAAAATTAGTTGAAGGAAAAAGATGAATGTGATGGAGGCAACAAAAATGTAGAGAGCGGTATACTTCATAAAATGGCGATGACATATTTTGAAGAGGAAATGTGATGCTAATTAACATGTCGTATTAAGAGGGAGCAGTAGCAATTTTTATGCATATCAGAATGCTTTTTTTTGGTGTTGAATATAAGTTGTGTTAGTAAAGACTCTGGCCAACTTCATACCTTTTTTGTGGGTTTTTTCTGCTACCTAATTGGGATGCACAAGAGCTGCATAATTGAAGTTTTTGCTGCATAATTTTTTCTGGACTTGTAGGGGAAATTATGCAGGTTCTTTGTAGAATTTTGCAGCCTCTAAAGGAGTTATGCAGGTTCTCTTTCACTGCAGAATTCTACAGCTTTAGTATCTTATTGGAAATTCACATGGATCTAATCTTTTGGATGTTGGCCcttgtaaaagggttgggacaccTCTTAAGTGTTCCTAGTAATTTAAattcattctttgctgataaaaaaaaaatacgaatAATTGTGACAAATTTTAATAATCGtcatattaaaaccgccacaACTTACATATTTTTTGTAGTGGTTGACTTATCGATTGTTTCAGACCATGCAAGGATATGTTTAACTTAAAAACATAATGCTCTTTGTCTCCTATCTCAAATCATTCTGGTTGCTTCATGTAGATAGTCTCCTTTAATTATCCAAATAGGAATGCAACCCTAACGTCTATTTGTTCCATCTCAAGGTTAAGTTCAACAACCATGGCTAACAACATCCAAATAGATTTGTCCTTTACTACATGAGCTAacacattattatatttatctcCTTCACTCAGAAAAGCCTCTAACCACCAATCTcgcttttaatttttttaactagttTGTGGAATACCATATTTACAGCTAACCGACCTAGAACCAACAGGTCTATATGAATAAGAGTCCAGGTATTGTTCAGATGAAGTGAATTCATCTCTTCATTCATGGTGGGAGAAGGCTTCTATCTAGGTTAAGTGACAAATGGAATTAATTTAGTGGTGGAAAAGTGAAATGGTCAAATGGTATAGAAGTGGTTGTGGAATGATTTC
Encoded here:
- the LOC137825428 gene encoding receptor-like serine/threonine-protein kinase SD1-8, which encodes MRLILHKLLLAFMHLWFCFSSSTHVDAADDSLKPGDTFNTSSELYSKSRKYLLYFNSVTSGGEILTYLTIQSEYEAAIVWEGNKEQSVDYNDAVLSLNFSGVLKIESSSVNKPIILYSPPQPINNTVATLLDTGNFVLQHLHSNGTNTLLWQSFDYPFATLIPTMKLGVNHKTGHRSLLSSQKNEDGPTPGGFSLEWEPRGQELMIRRRGKVCWKSGKLRNNRFEHIPEDAQAVLKYSIVSNLDEDTFSFTSTNENITHIWSLSDTGRLYYNDKQGYVARADLCYGYNNTEGGCQRWQDIPKCRIPGDVFTKKSIHSNDENVTYETKENINHSDCEAACWGDCNCNGFAELYTDGTGCRFFQWNSSKDYIVDATVSGQDIYLLENKGNIIDHPHGTKRWIWISTVIATTLLILCASILCLAVKKRKHVLQEKKRKEMTLILGNDLNKKYGLKVLDYTLVVAATNEFSSENKLGQGGFGPVYKGTLPTGEEVAIKRLARSSAQGIVEFKNELTLICELQHMNLVQLLGCCIHDEEKILIYEYMPNKSLDFHLFDSTRSKLLHWNKRFNIIKWISQGLLYLHKYSRLKVIHRDLKASNILLDENMNPKISDFGMVRMFTQQDSMTNTNRVVGTYGYMSPEYAMEGIFSTKSDVYSFGVLLLEIVSGRKNTSFYDDDHPLNLVGHVWELWKDDKYFELMDPSLNEVFDHEEVQRCIHIGLLCVEHYANDRPTMSDIILMLTSKSSIVSLPQKPAFYVQRYMYDENLSSLELYTGSTVGITSSTVEMTAST